The genome window GCTCAAGCAGCAGCTTCGGAAGGCAGGGATTGAAGTAAAGTTTGTCAGTGCGGATCTAAAAACCAGGGACTCCCTGGTAAAGCAGGGAAAATACGAACTGGCAGTCACCGGGGAGGGGGGCTGGGGTAATGACCCCGATTATTTAAGAGAAAGGTTTACCAGATCAGAAAAAGGTACAGGACCCCTGGCGGCAGGAGGGACCTGGGGGTACGATAATCCCACGGTGGAGCGCCTGGCAAAAGAACAACTTCACGAAACCAATCCCGTTAAACGGCGAAATCTCGTGGCGCAACTCCAGAAAGCCCTGGCGGAGGATCTTCCAGAATTGCCCCTTTACTATCCGACACCCTACTACGTTTACCACGCTTCGGTCTACGCCGGCTGGACGTTTATGTTCGACCATCATTCGTTGTGCGATGCAAAGCTTTCCTACCTCGCCTCTTTATAAGCCCTTGCCGGTCCGGTGCTTGCTCACAGGTTTTTGAGGACTGCAGCTTGTCACGCTTTACATCGCCACGATCTTATCCTCGCCGAAGGCATGGAACCGGGTTGTGGCTGGGGCAGGGGGATGTCGAGGTGAGGGCAGCGGTTGATTAATATAGAAAAAAAAGGAGGAGTTAAGTGATGTGCCGGGAAAAGACTGATTGGGAAAAGACAGTTGAATTTCACGGTCATGTTTGCGCGGGGCTTGCTTTCGGGTACCGGGCTGCTTGCGCCGGGTTGCGGGAGCTTGAGTCGCGGCGCGCCCCGGATGAAGAACTGGTGGCGCTTGTAGAGACAGATGCCTGCGGGGTCGACGCCGTTCAGGTTGTGACCGGGTGCACTCTGGGCAAGGGGAACCTCCTCTACCGGGACTACGGGAAGTCTGTCTACACTTTTGGCCGCAGGGACCTGGGAAAGGCTGTTCGCGTTGTCGTTCAAGGGGGAGCCTGGAGTCTGGATGAAGAATTTCAAAGACTGCGAGAGAAAGTAAGGTCGCAGGCGGCGACTCCGGAGGATCAGGAGCGTTTCCGGGCAAAACAAATTGAGATCGCGGCGAAAATTTTAGAGGCCCCGGAGGACCAGATTCTCAAGATTCAGGAGATTTCCTTCGATTTCCCCGAGAAGGCCCGCATCTTCGCCTCGGTTACCTGTGCGGTCTGCGGTGAGCAGGTGATGGAGCCGCGCGCCCGGGTGCGGGACGGGAAATTTGCCTGCGTTCCCTGTTCCGAAACTTACTCCCGGGGCTGGTGCGACTGCGGCAACCCCGATTAACGGCCGGATTCCACAGGGGCATCCGAACCTGCAGGATGGGATGCCCCTTTTTAACGTCAGCCTTCCTTTTCGGGCCGGGCCGCCTCAAAATTGGCCGGATGCCGACGGGATCGTCTCGGCCAGGGCATCAAACTGGTCAGGGCGCAGGTGCTGGCCTGAATCCCAGGCTGCGGAAGGCGAGAGCTACGGCCTCTGCCGGGGAAGCAGCCCGGATAATGGGATCTTGCCCGGTGCAGGGGCTCCCCAGCTGCCAGGTGCGGAGCCCCACTACTGGCACCCCCATCTTCAGGGCCAGGCCGATTTCGGAGAGGGTGCCGCACCCTCCGGCGACGGCAATAACCGCATCTGAAGAGCGGACCACAATGGCGTTGCGGGCCTCTCCCATCCCCGTAACGACGCTCACCGTAAGGTAGGGGTTACCCTCGCTCCTGCTTGTCCCGGGCAGGATCCCGACGGCGGTTCCACCCGCCTCCCGCGCGCCGCGGGCTGCCGCCTCCATCACCCCACCGCGCCCCCCGCAGACCAGGACGGCGCCTCTGCGGGCGATCTCCTGCCCCACCTCCCGGGCGAGCTCCAGCACTTCCGGGTCCGCCTCCGCGGACCCGATTACCCCGATGTAGATCCTTCTCCTGACCGGATTTCTCATCTCCGGGTCCCTCCACTGTTTTAATAATAAGTACTTTTATACCGGGCTTGTCTCCTATTCACCCGCTGCCCTTCCACAGGTGCTCCATATCAACCCGGCTGCTGGAGGCAGCGTTTTCTCTACTCTTCATTCTAACAGAGCGTTTAAAAAAGGTACAAAAGGTACAACTTGAAGAAAAAAGTCGTATCATAGGAAGGAAAGAAGTTTTGTGCCGGGGAAGTATAAAGGGCAACTCTTTTTAAACGCTTAGTTTTTAAGGAGGGATTTTTAGAAAAATGACCAGTGATGAGAAGATCCTGGCGGGTGTCACGCACCTGGGCGTTCTGCTTTCCGGAGTTGGAATTGTGGTCCCCCTCGTCATTTACCTGTTCCAGCAGGGACGCTCCTCCTTTGTGATGCGGCACGCAAAGCAGGCCCTCGGGTACCAGGTAGTGGTTCTGCTCCTTTCGTTTCTTCTTGGGATCATCTTCACCGGAGGGATGATGGGGGGATTGATGTACGGGAGGTTTATCAGTTTAGGCTCCTTTGGCGTTTACGGTTTAATCACTCTTGCTTTCATCCTTTACGGGATTGCCGGCGGGATCCAGGGCTTTCTTGGCCGGGAATTCAAGTACATCTGGATCGGCGACTTTATCGAGCGGATTTAAAACCGCGGTTCAGGTCATTAGGAGTTCGTCTTCATCCACCCCTGTCTGGTAGTTAT of Bacillota bacterium contains these proteins:
- a CDS encoding TIGR00725 family protein, which produces MRNPVRRRIYIGVIGSAEADPEVLELAREVGQEIARRGAVLVCGGRGGVMEAAARGAREAGGTAVGILPGTSRSEGNPYLTVSVVTGMGEARNAIVVRSSDAVIAVAGGCGTLSEIGLALKMGVPVVGLRTWQLGSPCTGQDPIIRAASPAEAVALAFRSLGFRPAPAP
- a CDS encoding FmdE family protein, whose protein sequence is MCREKTDWEKTVEFHGHVCAGLAFGYRAACAGLRELESRRAPDEELVALVETDACGVDAVQVVTGCTLGKGNLLYRDYGKSVYTFGRRDLGKAVRVVVQGGAWSLDEEFQRLREKVRSQAATPEDQERFRAKQIEIAAKILEAPEDQILKIQEISFDFPEKARIFASVTCAVCGEQVMEPRARVRDGKFACVPCSETYSRGWCDCGNPD
- a CDS encoding DUF4870 domain-containing protein, translating into MTSDEKILAGVTHLGVLLSGVGIVVPLVIYLFQQGRSSFVMRHAKQALGYQVVVLLLSFLLGIIFTGGMMGGLMYGRFISLGSFGVYGLITLAFILYGIAGGIQGFLGREFKYIWIGDFIERI